The following coding sequences lie in one Thalassoglobus polymorphus genomic window:
- a CDS encoding M6 family metalloprotease domain-containing protein has protein sequence MFLRSFKLYILFTILICTSRAGFSAPASEAFRPHKQPDKTEILLRLRGDEWFNWLETKSGHTVVHREDGAYVYAADAVDGKLIESKLLVGQSDPKDANIKPGILPNFEEISRIKKNPDDGRMMIPKKIGSFQNLVVLARFSDHHNRQLPTQQAMDHIFNAVGGDPQHAPTGSVRDVYSENSYGMSEPVSTVSTWADLPKPELYYSEGLWGRGPKNLVLEAVRDSLNLVDHQIDFSKLDSNGDNFADCVTFTHSGYGSEANGIDPTGAPPRNRIWSRFDALDPPWVSDEGVKVSRIAICPSLFGHTGTTPTRIGILAHEIGHVMGLPDLYDNMPNGIGERVGHGIGSWGIMGNCWGFDQTQLHPPHFSPWCKIQLGWVTPNEIHATSKRQLEAIEQSPEVFKLTQGFQKGEYLLIENRQPLGFDQRIPVDKDGCGGLAIWHIDENQPENLNRAGFPGQTSWPTNGRHYRIAVLQADGKYSLEKGEDKGSGDDLYRGTLTSLITPGTVPGTMSYHGGVLSATPYSLLKISASGTIMNFEVQVVP, from the coding sequence ATGTTTCTACGATCTTTCAAGCTCTACATACTCTTCACAATTCTGATTTGTACTTCGCGAGCCGGGTTCTCTGCACCGGCATCCGAAGCGTTTCGCCCCCACAAGCAACCCGACAAAACTGAGATCCTTTTACGTTTACGGGGGGATGAATGGTTCAACTGGCTGGAGACGAAATCTGGGCATACTGTCGTTCACCGTGAAGATGGAGCTTACGTTTACGCTGCCGATGCAGTGGACGGAAAGTTGATCGAATCGAAACTCCTCGTTGGTCAATCGGACCCTAAAGATGCGAACATCAAGCCTGGAATTCTTCCGAATTTCGAAGAGATCAGTCGCATCAAAAAGAATCCAGATGACGGCCGAATGATGATTCCGAAAAAGATCGGAAGTTTCCAGAACCTCGTTGTCCTCGCCCGTTTTTCAGATCATCACAACAGGCAACTCCCGACTCAACAGGCCATGGACCACATCTTCAACGCTGTCGGAGGAGATCCACAACATGCCCCGACTGGAAGCGTCCGCGATGTCTACTCCGAAAACTCTTATGGCATGAGTGAACCGGTCTCGACGGTTTCCACCTGGGCTGATTTACCAAAGCCTGAGCTCTATTACTCCGAAGGGCTGTGGGGGCGGGGACCGAAAAACCTCGTACTTGAGGCCGTTCGAGATTCGTTAAATCTTGTCGATCATCAAATCGACTTCTCCAAACTCGATTCCAACGGAGACAATTTCGCGGATTGCGTCACCTTCACCCATTCCGGGTATGGCTCAGAAGCCAATGGAATCGACCCCACAGGAGCCCCGCCGAGAAATCGAATTTGGTCACGCTTTGATGCTCTCGATCCTCCCTGGGTTTCTGACGAAGGAGTGAAAGTCTCCCGGATCGCAATTTGCCCGAGCCTCTTTGGCCACACAGGGACCACACCAACGCGGATTGGAATTCTGGCTCATGAGATCGGTCATGTGATGGGTCTTCCTGATCTGTACGATAACATGCCCAATGGGATCGGCGAACGCGTTGGGCATGGAATCGGTTCGTGGGGCATCATGGGAAACTGTTGGGGATTCGACCAAACGCAACTTCATCCACCACATTTTTCTCCTTGGTGTAAAATCCAACTCGGCTGGGTGACTCCCAATGAAATTCACGCCACCAGCAAAAGGCAGCTAGAAGCGATCGAACAATCACCAGAGGTTTTCAAGCTCACACAAGGGTTTCAAAAGGGTGAATACCTGCTGATCGAGAATCGACAACCACTCGGGTTCGACCAGCGAATTCCTGTCGACAAAGATGGATGTGGAGGACTGGCGATCTGGCACATCGATGAGAACCAACCAGAGAACTTGAATCGAGCTGGCTTTCCCGGCCAAACGAGTTGGCCAACAAATGGACGGCATTATCGCATTGCAGTTCTTCAAGCCGACGGGAAATACAGCCTCGAAAAAGGAGAAGACAAGGGGAGCGGAGACGACCTTTATCGAGGAACGCTCACCTCGTTGATCACACCCGGAACAGTCCCTGGAACGATGAGCTATCATGGTGGAGTTCTCTCAGCGACTCCATACTCACTATTGAAGATCTCAGCCTCTGGAACCATTATGAACTTTGAGGTTCAAGTTGTTCCATAA